Proteins encoded within one genomic window of Sebastes fasciatus isolate fSebFas1 chromosome 18, fSebFas1.pri, whole genome shotgun sequence:
- the mmut gene encoding methylmalonyl-CoA mutase, mitochondrial: MLTAQRACAAMAARRLVRASVSSAHTHRSLIHTSTPCQDQDELHPEWASLAKKQLKGKNPEDLIWRTPEGLNIKPVYTKADSADRPDELPGLFPYTRGPYPTMYTNRPWTIRQYAGFSTVEESNKFYKDNIKAGQQGLSVAFDLPTHRGYDSDNPRVHGDVGMAGVAIDTVEDMKMLFDEIPLEKMSVSMTMNGAVIPVLAMFIVTGEEQGVSKAKLTGTIQNDILKEFMVRNTYIFPPEPSMQAIADIFAYTAMNMPKFNSISISGYHLQEAGADAILEVAYTIANGLEYCRTGLKAGLTIDEFAPRLSFFWGIGMNFYMEIAKLRAGRRLWATLIKENFQPKNAKSLLLRTHCQTSGWSLTEQDPYNNVVRTVIEAMAAVFGGTQSLHTNSFDEALGLPTVKSARIARNTQIIIQEESGIPKVADPWGGSHMMEALTDDVYNTALKFIKEIEEVGGMARAVAEGIPKLRIEECAARRQARIDSGSEVIVGVNKYRLEKEETVEVLAIDNTAVRQKQIEKLKKVRESRDPEAAKKCLAAVEECARTGEGNLLGLAVDAARARCSVGEITDAMKIVFGEHKASTRMVSGAYRSEYGEHEEIAATLNRVADFKKHEGRNPRLLVAKMGQDGHDRGAKVIATGFADLGFDVDIGPLFQTPLEVAQQAVDADVHCVGVSTLAAGHKTLVPELLKELQKLNRPDILVICGGVIPPQDYEFLYQSGVSAIFGPGTRIPQAAVDVIDNIEKSLENIRQAM; encoded by the exons ATGCTGACTGCACAGAGGGCATGTGCAGCGATGGCTGCCCGGCGCCTGGTTAGAGCCTCCGTCtcctcagcacacacacaccgctctcTGATCCACACATCCACCCCGTGTCAGGATCAGGATGAGCTGCATCCCGAATGGGCCAGCCTGGCTAAGAAACAGCTGAAGGGGAAGAACCCGGAAGATCTGATCTGGCGCACGCCTGAGGGACTCAACATCAAGCCTGTGTACACCAAAGCAGACTCAGCTGATAGGCCGGATGAATTGCCAGGATTGTTTCCCTACACTAGGGGGCCCTATCCTACCATGTACACAAACAGACCTTGGACTATTAGGCAGTATGCTGGCTTTAGCACTGTGGAGGAGAGCAACAAGTTCTATAAAGATAACATTAAAG CTGGACAGCAGGGTCTCTCCGTGGCTTTTGACCTCCCGACGCACCGCGGCTATGACTCCGACAACCCCCGAGTCCACGGAGACGTCGGCATGGCCGGAGTTGCTATAGACACAGTTGAAGACATGAAGATGTTGTTTGATGAAATCCCGCTGGAGAAGATGTCCGTCTCAATGACAATGAACGGAGCAGTCATCCCTGTGTTGGCGATGTTTATCGTAACCGGAGAGGAGCAGGGAGTATCTAAAGCCAAGCTAACTGGCACGATTCAAAATGATATTTTGAAGGAGTTTATGGTACGCAACACCTATATTTTCCCCCCGGAGCCTTCCATGCAGGCCATCGCAGACATCTTCGCTTATACCGCCATG AACATGCCCAAGTTCAACTCCATATCCATCAGTGGCTACCATCTTCAGGAAGCTGGAGCTGATGCCATCCTGGAAGTAGCTTACACCATCGCTAACGGCCTGGAGTACTGCCGCACTGGTCTGAAAGCAGGCTTAACCATTGATGAGTTTGCCCCAAG GTTGTCATTCTTCTGGGGTATTGGGATGAATTTCTACATGGAAATTGCCAAGCTGAGGGCAGGCAGGAGGTTGTGGGCCACGCTCATTAAAGAGAACTTCCAGCCCAAGAATGCCAAGTCTCTGCTGCTCCGCACACACTGCCAGACTTCAGGCTGGTCCCTCACTGAACAA GATCCATACAACAACGTGGTGCGTACAGTGATTGAGGCCATGGCGGCGGTGTTCGGGGGGACCCAGTCGCTCCACACCAACTCGTTCGATGAAGCTCTGGGCTTGCCCACAGTGAAGAGCGCTCGCATTGCCAGGAACACCCAGATCATCATCCAGGAAGAGTCGGGCATCCCCAAAGTCGCTGATCCCTGGGGGGGCTCGCACATGATGGAGGCTCTCACGGATGACGTCTATAACACAGCTTTGAAG TTCATTAAAGAAATAGAGGAGGTGGGAGGCATGGCCAGAGCTGTGGCGGAGGGCATTCCAAAGCTCCGTATCGAGGAATGTGCTGCTCGCAGACAGGCCCGCATTGACTCAG gATCAGAGGTCATCGTCGGGGTGAACAAGTACCGTCTGGAGAAAGAGGAGACGGTGGAGGTGCTGGCTATAGATAACACCGCTGTACGTCAGAAACAGattgaaaaactgaaaaag GTGAGAGAGAGTCGTGACCCAGAGGCAGCGAAGAAGTGCCTGGCAGCCGTTGAGGAGTGTGCCCGAACCGGGGAGGGCAACCTTCTGGGCCTGGCTGTTGATGCAGCACGAGCCAG atgTTCAGTCGGTGAAATAACTGATGCCATGAAGATCGTGTTTGGTGAACACAAGGCCAGTACCAGGATGGTGAGCGGTGCTTACCGCAGCGAGTATGGGGAGCATGAGGAGATTGCCGCGACCCTCAATAG aGTTGCAGATTTTAAGAAGCACGAGGGCAGGAACCCTCGACTGCTGGTGGCGAAAATGGGGCAGGATGGTCACGACAGGGGCGCCAAAGTCATCGCCACAGGGTTTGCTGACCTGGGCTTCGATGTGGACATCGGACCGCTGTTTCAG ACTCCGCTCGAGGTCGCCCAGCAGGCGGTCGATGCAGACGTACACTGCGTCGGAGTCAGCACGCTTGCCGCGGGACACAAGACCCTGGTGCCGGAGCTCCTCAAGGAACTACAGAAGCTCAACAGGCCAGATATCCTGGTCATCTGCGGAGGCGTCATCCCACCACAG gactaTGAGTTCTTGTACCAGAGCGGCGTGAGCGCCATCTTCGGCCCCGGAACCAGGATCCCGCAAGCTGCAGTGGACGTTATTGACAACATTGAGAAGAGCCTGGAAAACATCCGGCAGGCCATGTGA
- the fkbp1b gene encoding peptidyl-prolyl cis-trans isomerase FKBP1B, with product MGVDVETISPGDGRTFPKKGQSCVVHYIGMLQNGKKFDSSRDRNKPFKFKLGKSEVIKGWEDGVAQMSLGQRAKITCTPDMAYGLTGHPGVIPPNATLIFDVELLKLE from the exons ATGGGCGTGGATGTCGAGACAATATCTCCCGGTGATG GAAGAACATTTCCAAAGAAGGGCCAGTCATGTGTTGTTCATTACATAG GTATGCTGCAGAACGGGAAGAAGTTTGACTCCTCCCGAGACAGGAACAAGCCCTTTAAGTTCAAGCTTGGAAAGAGTGAGGTCATTAAGGGCTGGGAGGACGGAGTAGCACAG ATGAGCCTGGGCCAAAGGGCAAAAATCACCTGCACACCAGATATGGCTTATGGATTAACAGGCCACCCCGGGGTCATCCCCCCGAACGCCACGCTCATATTCGATGTGGAACTGCTCAAGCTGGAGTGA
- the wdcp gene encoding WD repeat and coiled-coil-containing protein, whose amino-acid sequence MDLGKAKLLRTGLNTLHQAIHPVHGVAWTDGKQVCLTSLFLINGEVNFGDTNIIGQFEHVLGLFWGPLCCHDSPALLAVQHKKHVTVWQLQLSATEQNKLLCTQTCEMSEPFPLLAQGCVWHPKLDILAVLTKKDTSVLFSVRVDNRRTKADIKGSGLIHCACWTKDGTRLVVAIGSSLHSYVWNDIQKGLVACSFCPIFDVGGYICAIEPTGEAQVAVSTELPLDKLCGLNAGMAFDMSSEVESLQSHGSVMSEEDSLLDSRRRSFESERSYTPSPGPLDLTHLLARHRRSDPSPLLHLRRRDTLTGSGQDSSHLILVTYERKVTTSRKVSIPGILVPDIVAFDPRGSTVAVASNTCNMVLVYRITASAMPNIQQISLQTNERPKGVCFLNDKMLLLMVGKQKSNEPAFLPSSNTDKYILRLLAKELMLDGAITPSPSAHNHESTSNFCAGIRRHSEHLSKDDRERPGIKELMLPGGGVVRSPSNRRRLVEEVRSSDLSPVTSSVDFSDRASVVSSSSSITVENFDMDHINRMSSLAVAGHASRDSSRASSPRLESSDKLHTDPTLPMPEKALPPARDRALEQLVHNMERLFTRFSEVQQCLTEIRDYTQNGKKALSVYPNACEPPYVNVTCQKQLSENVFIDERRPVLLCDGKLCLRVLQDLFNLTIVEMMYGPLWIVLVADADGFVPLTFKPKEELTVRNGKRKSTIRTPGSPENSVPSSPVPGQSPNTTKEASL is encoded by the exons ATGGATCTTGGTAAGGCAAAGCTGCTTCGGACGGGTCTCAACACTCTGCACCAAGCCATCCACCCCGTGCACGGGGTAGCATGGACGGACGGCAAGCAGGTCTGCCTGACGTCTCTCTTCCTCATCAACGGCGAGGTGAATTTTGGGGACACGAACATCATCGGGCAGTTTGAGCACGTCCTCGGACTCTTCTGGGGCCCGCTGTGCTGCCACGACTCCCCTGCCTTGCTGGCTGTTCAGCACAAGAAACATGTTACCGTGTGGCAGCTGCAGCTCAGTGCGACTGAGCAGAACAAGCTGCTGTGCACTCAGACCTGCGAGATGAGCGAGCCTTTCCCCTTGCTCGCCCAAGGCTGCGTGTGGCATCCTAAACTGGACATCTTGGCGGTGTTGACCAAGAAGGACACGTCCGTTCTGTTTTCAGTCAGGGTGGACAACAGGAGAACCAAAGCGGACATCAAAGGTAGTGGACTTATCCACTGTGCATGCTGGACTAAGGATGGTACACGTCTTGTGGTGGCTATAGGAAGCTCTCTTCACTCTTACGTCTGGAATGACATCCAGAAGGGTCTGGTGGCCTGCTCTTTCTGCCCCATCTTTGATGTGGGAGGCTACATCTGTGCCATCGAGCCCACGGGGGAGGCTCAAGTAGCTGTGTCTACGGAGCTGCCTCTGGACAAACTCTGTGGGTTAAATGCCGGCATGGCTTTTGACATGTCGTCAGAGGTTGAGTCCCTGCAGAGCCACGGCTCGGTCATGTCAGAAGAAGACAGCCTCCTGGACTCGAGAAGAAGATCTTTTGAATCAGAGAGGTCCTACACCCCCAGCCCAGGCCCTTTAGACCTCACCCACCTCCTGGCGAGGCACCGCCGCTCTGACCCAAGCCCCCTTCTTCACCTGCGTCGCAGAGACACCTTGACGGGCTCCGGCCAGGACTCCTCGCACCTCATCCTGGTCACCTACGAGCGTAAAGTCACCACCAGCCGCAAAGTCAGCATCCCGGGGATTTTGGTCCCAGACATTGTGGCTTTTGACCCACGTGGTTCCACAGTTGCGGTGGCTTCCAACACCTGCAACATGGTGCTCGTGTATCGCATCACAGCCTCTGCCATGCCAAACATTCAGCAGATCTCTCTGCAGACGAACGAGAGGCCCAAAGGGGTCTGCTTCCTCAACGACAAGATGCTGCTGTTGATGGTGGGCAAGCAGAAGTCCAACGAACCTGCCTTCCTTCCATCGTCTAACACGGATAAATATATCCTTCGGCTCTTAGCCAAAGAGCTGATGCTCGATGGAGCTATCACACCATCCCCCTCCGCTCACAACCATGAGTCCACTTCTAATTTCTGTGCAGGGATTAGGAGGCACTCGGAGCACCTATCTAAAGACGACAGGGAGCGCCCAGGGATAAAGGAGTTGATGCTACCTGGAGGGGGGGTTGTTCGTTCACCGAGCAACAGGCGTAGGCTGGTGGAGGAGGTAAGGAGCAGCGATCTCAGCCCCGTCACCAGCTCTGTTGACTTCTCCGACCGAGCATCAGTCGTGTCCagttcctcctccatcaccgtggAGAATTTCGACATGGACCACATCAACCGCATGAGCAGCCTGGCGGTGGCCGGCCAcgccagcagagactccagccgGGCCAGCTCTCCTCGCCTCGAGTCGTCGGACAAGCTCCACACGGACCCGACGCTGCCTATGCCCGAAAAGGCATTGCCCCCCGCCAGGGATCGCGCCCTGGAGCAGCTCGTTCACAACATGGAGAGGCTTTTTACGCGCTTTTCAGAAGTACAGCAGTGCCTGACAGAAATCAGAGATTATACCCAGAATGGCAAGAAGGCCCTGAGCGTCTACCCCAATGCCTGTGAACCCCCCTACGTCAATGTCACATGTCAG AAGCAGTTATCGGAAAACGTGTTCATCGATGAGCGGAGGCCAGTGCTGCTGTGTGATGGGAAGCTGTGTCTGCGCGTCCTTCAAGACCTCTtcaacctaactatagtggagatgatgtaTG GTCCATTGTGGATTGTACTCGTGGCAGATGCAGACGGCTTTGTGCCTCTGACGTTCAAACCCAAAGAGGAACTCACTGTGCGGAACGGGAAGCGGAAAAGTACCATACGGACTCCTGGGAGTCCGGAGAACTCCGTCCCATCCAGTCCAGTCCCCGGCCAAAGTCCCAACACAACCAAAGAGGCCTCCCTATAG